The genomic stretch CCTTCTTGTCGAGTTTCCCTGCCAGCGCCATACCATTGGCTGCGGATAATCCTTGGCCCAAAGAACCAGTAGACATATCCACTCCGGGCACCTTTTTCATATCCGGATGTCCTTGGAGGATCCGACCCGTTTGTCTAAGTCCCAGAATTTCCTCCTTTGGGAAGTAGCCTTTTTCCGCAAGTGCTGCATAGAGTACTGGGGCGGCATGTCCTTTAGCTAAGACAAAGCGATCCCGCTCTGCCCATTGGGGATCTTCTGGTTTAACGTTCATTTCATGATAATACAAAACCGTAAGTATGTCCGCTGCTGACAAGCTACCCCCGGGATGACCTGATTTGGCCGGCAACAGCATGGTAATAATATCTTGGCGTATTTGGTTGGCCATCCGTTTCAGTTCAAGAATTGTCACGCTAATCCCTCCTAGATTCTATTATTAACATTTTACGACCTAATAAAAGCCTACTTACTCAAAAATCCTAACTATCTACATTTTTCGGCACTTGGGTTCTAAGAAGGCCTGGCTTGCGCCAAGCCTTTTATTATTTCACAACTTTAGTTTTTTGCAAGTAGGAGGCAATAAATTGATCAATCTCGCCGTCCATCACCGCTCCGGTATTCGATGTCTCTTCGTTCGTCCGATGATCCTTAACCATATTGTAAGGATGGAAGACATAGGAGCGAATCTGGCTACCCCAGGCAATTTCCTGCTGCTCCCCACGAATCTCTGAGATCTCGTCTTCTTGCTGTTTGCGTTTAAGCTCCAAGAGCTTGGCCTGCAAGATGCGCATGCAATAGGCCCTGTTCTGGATTTGCGAACGCTCACTTTGCGATTGAACGACAATACCCGTGGGTAAGTGGGTTATGCGAACTGCAGAGCTCGTCTTGTTGACGTGCTGCCCTCCGGCACCGCTAGCCCGGTAGGTATCTACTTTAAGATCCTCCGTGGGAATTGGGACTTCCTCACCATCATCCATGACTTCAGGAATAACATCCATTGAAGCAAAGGAAGTATGGCGGCGCCCCGAAGCATCAAAGGGGGAAATTCGCACGAGTCGGTGAACCCCTTTTTCCGATTTCAAATAGCCGTAGGCATTTTCCCCAGAGATAGAGAGGGTAGCACTCTTAATTCCCGCTTCATCCCCTGGCAGTAAATCCATGGTTTCTACTTTATACCCATGGCGTTCCCCATAGCGGACATACATTCGATAGAGCATGGAGACCCAGTCTTGGGCTTCTGTCCCCCCTGCCCCTGCATGGAGGGTCAAAATAGCATTATTGCGATCATAAGGGCCACTTAAAAGGATTTCTAATTCTAAACCCTCAAGAACTTGTTGGAGTGCCTTCACCCCTTCTTCAATCTCCGGCTCCAAGGATTCATCGTTTTCTTCCACTGCCAGCTGATAGAGGGTCAATAGATCATCCAACTGTTGTCTCAAGGAGGTGTAGGTTTTCAATTTCTCTTGATGATAAGAAATTTCCTGCATCACCTTCTGGGCGGATTCCGGGTGATCCCAAAAATCCGGTCGCTGCAATTCAATCTCTAATACGCT from Desulfitobacterium dichloroeliminans LMG P-21439 encodes the following:
- the prfB gene encoding peptide chain release factor 2 (programmed frameshift), with protein sequence MIFEWKKELENLETRLADLRDSLDVAQRTDKISVLEIELQRPDFWDHPESAQKVMQEISYHQEKLKTYTSLRQQLDDLLTLYQLAVEENDESLEPEIEEGVKALQQVLEGLELEILLSGPYDRNNAILTLHAGAGGTEAQDWVSMLYRMYVRYGERHGYKVETMDLLPGDEAGIKSATLSISGENAYGYLKSEKGVHRLVRISPFDASGRRHTSFASMDVIPEVMDDGEEVPIPTEDLKVDTYRASGAGGQHVNKTSSAVRITHLPTGIVVQSQSERSQIQNRAYCMRILQAKLLELKRKQQEDEISEIRGEQQEIAWGSQIRSYVFHPYNMVKDHRTNEETSNTGAVMDGEIDQFIASYLQKTKVVK